The Actinoplanes sp. N902-109 genomic interval AGCAGCACCGCGGCGGCGCCCGCCACGATGACGAACATGCCCGCGACCAGCAAGGACGTCGGCGGTTGCAGCGGCTGGGGCATGGTCAGCACCGGGATGCCGCTGAGGCACCAGAACAGCAGGGCCGTGGCCGGCCACCACCGGGGCACCGGGCGCAACCGGCTCGCCAGCCGCAGGACCAGCAGCGGCTGGCTCAGCACCAGCAGGACCAGCACCGAGACGAGCAGGTCCGGCGGCCGGCGGTCGACCAGCGTGATCACCATCAGCACGAACCACATGGTCATCGCCGCGAACACCAGCGTCGCGTCGCGCAGCAGCGGATCCCTGGTGCGCAGCCAGCTGGCCGAGACCCGCAGGAAGACCAGCAGATAGAGGGCTGTGATCGCCAGCGCTGTCACAATCTCCCAGCCTAGGCAGGCCGGTCCGGGCGCCGCCGGGGTTCGGTGATTTCCCCGTCACCCGGGGGCGTCAGCAGGCAGGCTGCAGGCATGCGGATCGGGGTCGTTGCGGGCCCGGGCGAGATCGGTGGCGCCCTGGCCGACTGGTGGACGCAGGCAGGTCACGAGGTGGTGGCGCATCTGGGCGACGGCGGACCGGCGTCGGTACGGGAGGCCGCCGGGTTCGGCGACGCCGTGCTGTTCGCGCCGGACTGGGCGCACGCGCATGAGCTGGTCGACCTGGCCGGTGGTGCGCTGGCCGGCAAGCCGGTGCTGGACGCGACCAGCCCGCCGCCCGCCCAGCACGGGCTGGAGCTGCTGACCCACTGGTCGCCGCGGGCACACTGGGTGAAGGCGTTCAACACGCTGCCGGTCGAGGTGCTCGACGCCCGGCGTGGGCACGACCCGTTGCTGACCGAGTTCCTGTGCACCGACTGGCCGGACGCCCGCCAGACCGCGGCGAAGCTGGTCAAGGATCTCGGGCTGGCGCCGATGTACGCCGGTGGCGCCGACCGCGCCTGGCTCACCGAGACCGGTCCGCTGCACCTGCGCGAGGTCGACATCCAGGACGCCACGGCCCTGCTGGCCGCCGCGCTCGACGGCACGGCCTGACCGGTCAGCGGCGCAGCGCCACCCACGACGGCACGGTCAGCCGCGCAGCACCGGGCTGGCCAGGGCGGCGCGCAGGGCGGCCGGGCGGGCCAGCAGGAAGCCCTGGCCGTAGCCGACCCCGAGGCGGCGCAGCATGGCCAGCTCGGCCGGGGTCTCGATGCCCTCGGCGACCAGCGCGGCGTCGATGTCGCCGGCGAAGACCACCAGCGAGCGGGCCAGCGCCTGGCGGGCCGCGTCGCTGTCGATGCCGCGCACCAGGCCCACGTCCAGCTTGATGATGTCCGGCTTGAGCTGCAGGATGTGGTTGAGGCTGGCGTAGCCGGCGCCCGCGTCGTCGACCACGATGCGCACCCCGGCGGCACGCAGCCGCTCGGTCACCGAGATGACCGCGAGATAGTCGGTGACCGGGGTGTGCTCGGTCAGTTCCAGGCCGATGTGCCGGTCGGCATGCGCCAGCAGCGTCTCCTGCACCCGCCCGTCGAGCAGCGCCTCGGCGGACAGGTTGACGCACATCATCGTGTCCGCGCCCAGCTCGGGCAGCCGGGCCAGCGCCCGCCGCACCGCCAGGTGCTCCAGCTCGACGCCCAGGCCGAAGCGGGCCGCGGCGGCGAACGCCCGGTCCGGGGTGGGGAAGGCCGCGCTGTCGAAGCGGGCCAGCGCCTCCACGGCCGCCGGGAAGCCGTCGCTCAGCCGCACCGCGGGCTGGAACACCATGCGCAGCGAGTCGCCGGTGAGCAGCCCGCGCACCTGTCCCTCGCGCTCGTCCGGCGCGGGCGTGGCCCCGGCGAGCACGTCGCCCAGCATCCCGGCGATCACGGCGAGGTAGGTCAGCGCGGCATCCCGGAGCTCCGGTGCGGCCCGGCGGCTGACGCAGCACAGCATGCCGGAGGACCCGCCGTCGGGCGTGCGCCAGGGCACCCCGGCGTACGAACCGATCCCCCACCGGCCGGTGATCTCCAGGTCCCGGGTCACCAGGTCGCGGCGGGCGTCGGTCACCACCGGGGGCAGCAGCCCGGCCTGGACCCGTACGCAATAGGAGCCGGCGGCGTCGGCAACCGAGCCGCCCTCGATGTGCATGGCCGCCGCGTCACCGCTGGTGGACAGGATCGTCTGCTGCCCGTCGGCGATCCGCGAGACCCACGCGACATCGGCTCCCAGGTGCTGTCGCGCGAGCGTCAGCAGCCGCTCGACCAGGGGATGTTCAGCGCTCACACCCCGGTCCAACGGCCGCCGGGCGGGCGACTTGAGATCTTCCCGCGGTCAGCTCAGCCCGCGGCAGGCCCGGCCTCAGCTCAGCCCGCGGCAGGCCCGGCCTCAGCTCAACCGGCGGCGGCGGGTCATCGCGAAGCCGATCAGG includes:
- a CDS encoding NADPH-dependent F420 reductase; the encoded protein is MRIGVVAGPGEIGGALADWWTQAGHEVVAHLGDGGPASVREAAGFGDAVLFAPDWAHAHELVDLAGGALAGKPVLDATSPPPAQHGLELLTHWSPRAHWVKAFNTLPVEVLDARRGHDPLLTEFLCTDWPDARQTAAKLVKDLGLAPMYAGGADRAWLTETGPLHLREVDIQDATALLAAALDGTA
- a CDS encoding EAL domain-containing protein, whose protein sequence is MSAEHPLVERLLTLARQHLGADVAWVSRIADGQQTILSTSGDAAAMHIEGGSVADAAGSYCVRVQAGLLPPVVTDARRDLVTRDLEITGRWGIGSYAGVPWRTPDGGSSGMLCCVSRRAAPELRDAALTYLAVIAGMLGDVLAGATPAPDEREGQVRGLLTGDSLRMVFQPAVRLSDGFPAAVEALARFDSAAFPTPDRAFAAAARFGLGVELEHLAVRRALARLPELGADTMMCVNLSAEALLDGRVQETLLAHADRHIGLELTEHTPVTDYLAVISVTERLRAAGVRIVVDDAGAGYASLNHILQLKPDIIKLDVGLVRGIDSDAARQALARSLVVFAGDIDAALVAEGIETPAELAMLRRLGVGYGQGFLLARPAALRAALASPVLRG